A stretch of the Bacillus sp. FJAT-18017 genome encodes the following:
- a CDS encoding alpha/beta fold hydrolase yields the protein MSQIADANIKKINGIDMYYEWHPCRPEAKTVVLIHGFLASTFCFRKLVPLLKKDYNILTVDVPPFGKSGKAKSFLFTYKNIAATLIALLKELDIKKPILAGHSMGGQYSLNMVALEPGIAEKVVLLCSSGYLKPPGRLLSIGSKLPLFHLAVKRWLVRSGGVKDNLKLVVHDQSLIDEDMLRGYMLPFLNKDMFHGLGKFIHDREGDLPPEALQQLDIPCLLIWGEHDRVTPVAVGKRLTRDLKNSEMVVLENTGHLIMEEEPEKVYQLMHNFIG from the coding sequence ATGTCTCAAATTGCTGACGCGAACATAAAAAAGATAAATGGAATTGATATGTATTACGAATGGCATCCCTGCCGCCCTGAAGCGAAGACTGTTGTACTCATCCATGGCTTTCTGGCCTCGACTTTCTGCTTTCGAAAGCTCGTGCCGCTTTTAAAAAAGGACTACAACATTCTGACAGTCGACGTCCCTCCTTTTGGAAAAAGCGGCAAAGCAAAAAGCTTCCTGTTTACATACAAAAACATCGCTGCCACTCTGATTGCGCTTCTCAAAGAGCTGGATATAAAAAAGCCAATCCTTGCCGGACATTCAATGGGCGGTCAATATTCACTCAATATGGTAGCTCTTGAGCCCGGCATCGCCGAGAAAGTTGTCCTGCTATGCAGTTCGGGCTACCTAAAGCCGCCGGGCCGCCTTCTATCAATAGGGAGTAAACTGCCCTTATTCCATCTGGCCGTCAAGCGCTGGCTCGTCCGCTCAGGAGGCGTTAAAGACAATCTCAAACTCGTCGTCCATGACCAATCCCTCATTGACGAGGACATGCTCAGAGGCTATATGCTGCCTTTTTTAAACAAGGACATGTTCCATGGATTAGGGAAGTTCATCCACGACCGGGAAGGCGACCTTCCTCCAGAAGCGCTCCAGCAGCTCGACATCCCTTGCCTGCTCATCTGGGGAGAACACGACCGCGTTACACCCGTCGCAGTCGGCAAACGGCTCACACGCGATCTGAAGAACTCAGAGATGGTCGTCCTTGAAAACACTGGCCACCTCATCATGGAAGAAGAGCCCGAGAAAGTATATCAGCTGATGCACAATTTTATCGGCTAA
- a CDS encoding helix-turn-helix domain-containing protein produces the protein MSMIGKKIQEAREMQNMTKQDLARKARIGVQTLENYEAGAKIPEVQTVLKISTVLDIAPSDLLGTTYHAKHSVLDQEIDLLINELGKENARQILQKAIDQKAISS, from the coding sequence ATGAGCATGATAGGGAAAAAAATTCAAGAAGCCCGTGAAATGCAGAATATGACTAAACAGGATCTTGCAAGAAAAGCTCGAATTGGCGTACAGACACTCGAGAACTATGAAGCTGGCGCAAAAATCCCAGAGGTCCAAACCGTATTAAAAATCAGTACAGTCCTGGATATTGCTCCTTCTGATTTATTGGGAACAACCTACCATGCCAAGCATTCTGTTCTAGACCAGGAAATCGACCTGCTCATTAATGAACTCGGCAAAGAAAACGCCAGACAGATTCTCCAAAAGGCTATCGATCAAAAAGCCATTTCATCCTAA
- the yugI gene encoding S1 domain-containing post-transcriptional regulator GSP13: MSEKIETGSVLTGKVTGIQPYGAFVALDGNTQGLVHISEITHGYVKDVNEFLKVGDEVKVKVLSVDESAGKVSLSIRATEEAPAQQPRAKKPRPKRQAAAIMPEAQQQEGFNTLKEKLQEWIDQSQQETNK; this comes from the coding sequence ATGTCAGAAAAAATTGAAACAGGCAGTGTCCTAACCGGAAAAGTAACGGGAATTCAGCCTTATGGAGCGTTTGTAGCGCTTGATGGAAATACTCAGGGCCTCGTCCATATTTCAGAAATAACTCACGGATATGTAAAGGATGTCAATGAGTTTTTGAAGGTCGGCGATGAAGTGAAAGTTAAGGTTCTATCCGTAGATGAGTCAGCAGGTAAAGTTAGCCTTTCTATCAGGGCTACAGAAGAAGCTCCTGCCCAGCAGCCTCGCGCGAAAAAGCCGCGTCCAAAGCGCCAGGCAGCAGCAATTATGCCAGAAGCTCAACAGCAGGAAGGCTTCAACACACTGAAGGAAAAGCTGCAGGAATGGATCGACCAGTCCCAGCAAGAAACTAATAAGTAA